A genomic window from Gossypium hirsutum isolate 1008001.06 chromosome D12, Gossypium_hirsutum_v2.1, whole genome shotgun sequence includes:
- the LOC107940989 gene encoding ferredoxin-thioredoxin reductase, variable chain, giving the protein MTLALSSATSASYFITRRNAKPSPVIKTTFMTLKPASFPSPLTAVIVSAGARLIVSCQAVSTASLDKDEKNASVSGSAEADEEAKVGAKVKVKVPVKVYHVVRVPELDLIGMEGVIKQYVGIWKGKPISANLPYKVEFLKEIEGRGPVKFFVHLKEEELEFLD; this is encoded by the coding sequence ATGACGTTGGCTCTCTCTTCGGCAACGTCTGCTTCTTATTTCATCACTCGTCGTAATGCAAAGCCTTCTCCGGTTATCAAAACGACCTTCATGACTTTGAAACCAGCGTCGTTTCCTTCCCCTTTAACCGCCGTCATTGTGTCTGCCGGGGCGCGGTTAATCGTTTCTTGCCAAGCTGTCTCCACCGCTTCCCTCGACAAGGACGAGAAAAACGCGTCGGTTTCGGGGTCCGCCGAAGCCGATGAGGAAGCTAAAGTAGGGGCCAAGGTTAAGGTGAAGGTACCGGTCAAAGTGTATCACGTCGTTCGCGTGCCGGAGTTGGATCTGATCGGTATGGAAGGAGTGATTAAGCAGTACGTCGGGATCTGGAAAGGGAAACCGATTTCAGCTAATCTTCCTTACAAGGTGGAGTTTCTTAAGGAAATTGAAGGCCGAGGACCTGTCAAGTTCTTCGTCCATCTTAAAGAGGAGGAATTGGAATTCCTTGATTAG